One window from the genome of Salisaeta longa DSM 21114 encodes:
- a CDS encoding sensor histidine kinase codes for MPQQKRRHIEWGLILGFWTLFAVLIAGSRLVGPDDGITFGPELARRVGRVFLTSYLWAALTPLIFWIAERFELERARLGRHLLLHLAVAGAVAIFMDLSGDAVRAFVLPSPDDPSQFHPMRAIVRFWFLNELIMYAAVLAVGVARVYYWRHHERREEAQQLKAETARLEAQLTHARLEALRMQLNPHFLFNTLHAISTLVGRDPQGVRRIIARLSGLLRYVLEEDDAQEVPLEDDVQFLRDYLEIQQIRFQGRLDVSMDIAPRTQHALVPTLLLQPIVENAIKHGASQAAGGGRVALHSERQGQRLVLHVDDNGPGITGEEALQGGVGLKNVRERLSGLYGDDATIAFSDSPLGGLRVTVAWPFRDAVPPAHHRSSASQLASTP; via the coding sequence TTGCCACAACAGAAACGCCGCCACATCGAGTGGGGGCTCATCCTGGGCTTTTGGACGCTCTTCGCGGTGCTCATCGCCGGGAGCCGCTTGGTAGGGCCCGACGATGGCATCACCTTTGGCCCGGAGCTGGCCCGGCGCGTGGGCCGCGTGTTTCTCACCAGCTACTTGTGGGCGGCCCTCACGCCGCTCATCTTTTGGATTGCTGAGCGCTTCGAGCTGGAGCGGGCCCGGTTGGGGCGACACCTGCTGCTGCACCTGGCCGTTGCCGGCGCTGTGGCGATCTTTATGGACCTGAGCGGCGATGCCGTTCGGGCCTTCGTGCTCCCCTCGCCCGACGACCCGTCGCAGTTCCATCCGATGCGCGCCATTGTGCGCTTCTGGTTCCTGAATGAGCTCATCATGTACGCGGCGGTGCTGGCTGTGGGCGTGGCCCGCGTGTACTACTGGCGCCACCACGAACGCCGCGAAGAAGCCCAGCAGCTCAAGGCCGAAACGGCACGCCTGGAGGCCCAGCTCACACACGCCCGCCTCGAAGCGCTGCGGATGCAGCTCAACCCGCACTTTTTGTTCAACACGCTGCACGCCATCTCCACCCTCGTCGGCCGCGATCCACAGGGCGTGCGGCGCATCATCGCCCGTCTTAGCGGACTGCTGCGCTACGTGTTGGAGGAAGACGATGCGCAGGAGGTACCGCTGGAGGACGACGTGCAGTTCCTGCGCGACTACCTGGAGATTCAGCAGATCCGCTTTCAGGGGCGCCTCGACGTGTCGATGGACATCGCGCCCCGCACGCAGCACGCGCTGGTCCCTACGCTGCTGCTGCAGCCCATCGTGGAGAATGCCATCAAGCACGGCGCCAGTCAGGCCGCGGGCGGCGGCCGCGTTGCGCTGCATAGCGAGCGGCAAGGGCAGCGCCTCGTGCTTCACGTGGATGACAACGGCCCCGGCATTACCGGCGAAGAGGCACTGCAGGGCGGCGTGGGCCTCAAAAACGTGCGCGAGCGCCTCAGCGGACTCTACGGCGACGACGCCACCATCGCCTTTAGCGACAGTCCCTTGGGCGGGTTGCGCGTTACGGTTGCCTGGCCCTTTCGCGATGCGGTACCGCCGGCGCATCATCGTTCGTCTGCTTCACAACTTGCTTCAACGCCATGA
- a CDS encoding LytR/AlgR family response regulator transcription factor produces MTDASPDALRVLIVDDEPLARQRLRDLLSDRSNVTVVGEADTGTDAIAALRKHRPDLLFLDVQMPNGSGLDVVEAVGPEHMPVTVFVTAYDQYALEAFDAAATDYLLKPFDDERFEQAFRRARKQVETNALGDASEHLRQLLRATESSGDTSSSTEDYLQRIAVHLRGQVRIVPVDEITHITADGTYAELHTPDGTHIVRERMKTLEAKLDPAAFVRIHRSTIVRLDEVSTILRGGGGDYAVRLHDGTRLSVSRRRIDELEDRLDVKALNN; encoded by the coding sequence ATGACCGACGCCTCCCCCGATGCTTTGCGCGTACTCATTGTAGACGACGAGCCGCTGGCCCGTCAACGCCTGCGCGACCTGCTGAGCGATCGCTCCAACGTTACCGTCGTGGGCGAGGCCGACACCGGCACCGACGCCATTGCGGCGCTTCGCAAGCACCGCCCGGATCTGCTCTTTCTGGACGTTCAGATGCCCAACGGCTCGGGGCTGGATGTGGTAGAGGCCGTGGGGCCGGAGCACATGCCCGTCACGGTTTTTGTGACGGCGTACGACCAATACGCCCTCGAAGCCTTCGATGCTGCGGCCACCGACTATCTGCTGAAACCATTTGACGATGAGCGCTTCGAGCAGGCCTTTCGCCGGGCGCGCAAACAGGTGGAAACCAACGCCCTGGGCGACGCCTCTGAGCACCTGAGGCAACTCCTGCGCGCTACCGAGTCGTCGGGCGATACGTCCTCCAGTACGGAGGACTACCTGCAGCGCATTGCCGTGCACCTGCGGGGCCAGGTGCGCATCGTGCCGGTCGACGAAATCACGCACATTACGGCCGATGGCACGTACGCCGAGCTGCATACGCCCGACGGTACGCACATCGTGCGTGAGCGCATGAAGACGCTGGAGGCGAAGCTCGACCCTGCGGCGTTTGTGCGGATTCACCGATCAACGATTGTGCGTCTCGATGAGGTGAGCACGATCTTGCGCGGCGGGGGCGGCGACTACGCGGTGCGCCTGCACGATGGCACGCGGCTAAGCGTAAGCCGCCGTCGTATCGACGAACTGGAAGATCGCCTCGATGTAAAAGCGCTCAACAACTGA